From Abyssibius alkaniclasticus:
GAAGGTGTCGTGGTCTTGGTGTCCACCTCGACGCCCGGCCGCACCTTGCAGTTCCCGGCGCGCAGATCATCTCCAAACCAGGCGACGACGAGGCTGACGCTTTCGACAGCCGGGGCCATGGCCTGCAGCCGATCGAGGGCCACGACGATGTCGGCGGTGTCGGAGATCGCGTTCAGGTTCTCGGCGACGGTCATGCCGCCAGCGCCAGTGGATTTCTTGACCGGGGCGGTCGCATAGGTGAACTCGCCCGAGGCCGGGATCATGGTGACGGCCTTCACCAGCCCCTCGGCCGTGTCGGGATCGGCCAGTGGTCGGAAAACCTCGAACGACAGCTGCGGCAGGCGGTTGCCATAAGTGGAAAGCGGCAGCTCCTCGAAGACGACATAGGCGGTGCCGCGATAGGCCGGGGTGTTGGCGGCGCCCATCTTGGCCGCGATGAACGGGTCGGCCGTCTGGGTCTCGTTCCCCGGATACCAGCGCCAGGTGATCCCCGTCATGTCGAGCGGCTTGCCGTCGGCCCAGATGCGCCCGATGCCGGTGATCGGGCCTTCGCAGAGCGCCACGGCGAAGGACGCGTAGTAGAGATATTCGGTGGTCCGGACCTTGCCGCCGCCGCCGCCCTTGCCGCCGCCCTGCGTGGTGGTCTTCGTCTCCTCGCGGAAATCCGTGGCCCAGATGATGTTGCCGCCGATGCGCATGCGGCCGTAGAGGCGCGGGATGATGGCGCCTTCGGTCGCCGACGTGATCCGCAGGGAATCCAGCCGCTGGCCCTCGATCTTCTGCGCTGGCGCCAGCGAAGACACGATCCAGCTGTCGACCACCGAACCGATGGTGGAGCCGATGAAGCCACCGATGGCGGCCCCGGAAAAGCCGAGGATCGCGCCGCCGAAGGCTCCGCCGATGGCAGAACCGACGGCACCGAGGACGAGCGTGGCCATGTGGAAATCTCAGCGTGCAGGAAACAGGAAGGCGAAGGCGATGCGCCGTCGCCACGCGGGTGTCAGCGGTTCCTCGATCACGCCCAGCCGCTCATAGGCGTGGAGGAAGGTGTCGGGGCCGGTCAGGATGCCCACATGCTTGGCGATGGCGCGGGGCATCATGCCGAACAGGACCAGCGCGCCAGGTGGGGCGTCGGCCGGTGCGATCTCCGGCATCATCTCCCGTGCCCCATCAGCCAGCACCTCGCGCGGGCCGGTCTCACCCCAGTCGCGGCTGTAGGGCGGGATCGGGAACGGCTCCGGCCCGACGACCTCGCGCCAGACGCCGCGCGCGAGGCCGAGGCAATCGCAGCCGACCCCGCGCAAGCTGGCCTGGTCGTGATAGGGCGTGCCCAGCCAGGACCGCGCGGCGGCGATGACGCGGGTCGGATCGGACACTGTCACTTCGTTCGATGATTCGTCCGAGTGATACCGGGAAGCATCACCGGGGTGTCGTCGCCTACTCAATGCACGCGAATTTGGCATCAAGAGTATCCCTTCAGTCTCGTGCGCACCGGCGTTGTGAGCGGCGAATTGTCTAATCAATGGTATCATTAAATAAAGATGATCCTATTCTTGTGAGGCATGGGGGATCATATTTGTTGCATGACCTAGGAGGCTACCAAATGACCACGAAGATCCATCCCGCCGCGCTAAAGTACTACCGGGACGAAAAACGCTGGACGCAGGAGCAGCTCGCCGACGCGACCAAAGGCAAGAACCGAGTCAGTCTGCCGACGATCAAGCGGATCGAAAGCACCAAGAGTGCCTTCTATCGCGCCGAAGGTCGCACTGCGGAAGGCTTGGCGAAGGCTCTCGGTGTCACGGCAGATGCTCTCTCGAAGCCGCCCACCAACGAGGCAGAGCGTGAGGCGTCGCTCAGGAAGTTCGGCTATCGCCCGTTGCGCGCCATGCTTGATGCAGAGACAGCCCTAGCCTTCAACATGGTCCAGCACATCTACGGCATTCCCGTTCATTCGCAGATTGTGATGGCGCCGCTGTTTGCGGCACTTCTGGCGGAAGGAAGCCTTGCCTGGCGCCGCGAACGTGTCGCTGAGATCGAGGAAGCTGCAGCAAGGCTGATGGCCCTCGGCGGTGGCCACTTCGCTTTCGCGAACTCTGCGTATCGCGCTGAAGATGGTGCGCATCAGGAGAGGCAGTGCATTCAGAACCGCGATCTTTTCGGAAAAGAAATCGCGGACGATGTATATGACCTTGGTTA
This genomic window contains:
- a CDS encoding NlpC/P60 family protein, with the translated sequence MSDPTRVIAAARSWLGTPYHDQASLRGVGCDCLGLARGVWREVVGPEPFPIPPYSRDWGETGPREVLADGAREMMPEIAPADAPPGALVLFGMMPRAIAKHVGILTGPDTFLHAYERLGVIEEPLTPAWRRRIAFAFLFPAR
- a CDS encoding helix-turn-helix domain-containing protein, with protein sequence MTTKIHPAALKYYRDEKRWTQEQLADATKGKNRVSLPTIKRIESTKSAFYRAEGRTAEGLAKALGVTADALSKPPTNEAEREASLRKFGYRPLRAMLDAETALAFNMVQHIYGIPVHSQIVMAPLFAALLAEGSLAWRRERVAEIEEAAARLMALGGGHFAFANSAYRAEDGAHQERQCIQNRDLFGKEIADDVYDLGYDPSQNNPFADFIRHFAAQVGAKTISFDRDSGWKTSEGMPEYRIGAEFISDLTGDDPDAEYALLRGHVRLKDIPANLLGDEHADERIAWIVGRIPSEELEKRKAEMAELLAFVGDLDVETSTDASDKGEDGHHA